One stretch of Euphorbia lathyris chromosome 7, ddEupLath1.1, whole genome shotgun sequence DNA includes these proteins:
- the LOC136201269 gene encoding peroxisomal membrane protein 11A, with translation MDSKTSTTTDPSPDPTITPLTAPKLPSRPPPTKERDFLTHLEVYLAKRDGVDKLLKISRYASKIILASSVLPESLILAQRLKKFESSVGLSRKAFRLGKFVQDINAFRNSHFDSREELIFSVIAYGGEGLYYFVEQFVWLAKAGLIDDKHLKYLGKISAWTELIGYVGSIFLKFRDLKKLNEEEICLESTIDVAVMRGIGYEQEEERIRKMREKKLMKKLSIVQDFADGLMALADIRDAKGRLSAPILVSSAGLLSALISTQKNWTSC, from the coding sequence ATGGATTCCAAAACTTCAACAACCACTGATCCGTCACCGGATCCGACAATCACTCCGTTGACAGCCCCTAAACTGCCATCGCGACCACCGCCAACTAAAGAGAGAGACTTTCTCACCCACCTCGAAGTTTACCTCGCCAAGCGAGATGGCGTCGACAAGCTCCTCAAGATCTCGCGTTACGCATCCAAAATCATCTTAGCCTCATCTGTCCTTCCTGAATCTCTAATTCTCGCTCAGCGATTAAAGAAATTCGAGTCTAGTGTTGGGCTGAGTCGCAAAGCCTTCCGACTCGGGAAATTTGTTCAAGACATTAACGCTTTTAGGAATTCCCATTTTGATTCGAGAGAAGAACTTATCTTCTCCGTAATCGCTTATGGAGGCGAGGGCCTGTATTATTTTGTCGAACAGTTCGTTTGGCTGGCAAAAGCAGGATTGATCGATGACAAACACTTGAAATATTTAGGAAAAATCAGTGCCTGGACTGAGTTGATTGGGTATGTAGGTagtatttttctgaaatttagGGATTTGAAGAAATTAAACGAGGAGGAGATCTGTTTGGAATCGACAATTGATGTTGCTGTTATGAGGGGAATTGGATATGAACAGGAAGAGGAGAGAATAAGAAAGATGAGAGAGAAGAAGCTGATGAAGAAACTTTCGATCGTGCAGGACTTTGCTGATGGATTAATGGCGTTAGCAGATATTCGAGATGCCAAGGGGCGGCTCTCGGCACCTATTTTGGTGTCATCAGCGGGGCTTTTGTCAGCTCTGATTAGTACTCAGAAGAACTGGACCTCTTGCTGA
- the LOC136201364 gene encoding lysophospholipid acyltransferase LPEAT1 isoform X2 — METELKHMSPEPSETQSALPPDDASTKDDSPLLKSDSTRIQTENIQELEKKFAAFVRNDVYGTMGCGELPFTEKLLLGLAFVTLVPIRVLLATFILFFYYMICRICTLFSSPNRDEEEEQEDFAHMGGWRRAVIVYSGRFLSRAVLFVFGFYWVKITFSNLEQLSDKSPGQTESKDTPEESERPGAIISNHVSYIDILYHMSSFFPSFVAKRSVGKLPLIGLISKCLGCVYVQRESKSSDFKGVAGVVTERVKEAHENRSAPMMMLFPEGTTTNGDFLLPFKTGAFVAGAPVHPVILRYPYQRFSPAWDSISGMRHVILLLSQFINYMEVTRLPIYYPSQAEKDNPKLYATNVRRLMAQEGDMIMSDIGLAEKRVYHAALNGLF; from the exons ATGGAGACGGAGCTTAAACACATGTCTCCTGAGCCGTCTGAAACTCAATCGGCGTTACCTCCTGATGATGCGTCCACCAAGGATGACAGTCCTCTCCTCAAATCCGACTCCACTAGAATACAGACCGAGAATATTCAAGAGCTTGAGAAGAAATTCGCTGCTTTCGTTCGCAACGATGTTTACGGTACAATGGGATGCGGCGAGCTTCCTTTCACGGAGAAGCTTTTGTTAGGGCTCGCGTTTGTTACTCTCGTGCCGATTAGAGTCCTGCTTGCGacgtttattttgtttttctattaCATGATTTGTAGGATCTGTACGCTCTTCTCTTCGCCTAATAGAGATGAGGAGGAGGAGCAGGAGGATTTTGCCCACATGGGAGGGTGGAGAAGGGCCGTGATTGTGTATTCCGGCAGGTTTCTTTCTAGAGCCGTACTTTTCGTGTTTGGATTTTATTGGGTTAAGATTACCTTTAGTAATCTAGAGCAGCTTAGCGACAAGTCTCCCGGACAG ACTGAGAGCAAGGATACACCTGAAGAATCTGAAAGACCTGGAGCAATAATTTCTAATCATGTTTCATATATAGATATTTTGTATCATATGTCTTCTTTTTTTCCAAGTTTCGTTGCCAAG AGATCAGTGGGTAAACTTCCTCTTATTGGTCTCATCAG CAAATGCCTTGGTTGTGTCTATGTTCAACGGGAGTCCAAGTCATCCGACTTCAAGGGTGTTGCAG GTGTTGTGACTGAAAGAGTTAAAGAAGCTCATGAGAATAGGTCTGCTCCAATGATGATGCTTTTTCCTG AAGGCACCACTACAAATGGAGACTTCCTACTTCCATTCAAGACAGGTGCGTTTGTAGCAGGAGCTCCTGTACATCCAGTGATTTTGAGATATCCTTACCAAAGATTCAGTCCTGCTTGGGATTCAATATCTGGG ATGCGCCATGTGATTCTTCTCCTTTCTCAGTTCATAAATTACATGGAAGTTACACGATTACCTATATACTACCCATCTCAGGCAGAGAAGGACAACCCAAAGCTATATGCTACTAACGTACGACGACTTATGGCTCAAGAG GGGGATATGATTATGTCAGATATTGGGCTAGCTGAGAAGCGAGTATATCATGCTGCTCTCAATG GTTTGTTTTGA
- the LOC136201364 gene encoding lysophospholipid acyltransferase LPEAT1 isoform X3 produces METELKHMSPEPSETQSALPPDDASTKDDSPLLKSDSTRIQTENIQELEKKFAAFVRNDVYGTMGCGELPFTEKLLLGLAFVTLVPIRVLLATFILFFYYMICRICTLFSSPNRDEEEEQEDFAHMGGWRRAVIVYSGRFLSRAVLFVFGFYWVKITFSNLEQLSDKSPGQTESKDTPEESERPGAIISNHVSYIDILYHMSSFFPSFVAKRSVGKLPLIGLISKCLGCVYVQRESKSSDFKGVAEGTTTNGDFLLPFKTGAFVAGAPVHPVILRYPYQRFSPAWDSISGMRHVILLLSQFINYMEVTRLPIYYPSQAEKDNPKLYATNVRRLMAQEGDMIMSDIGLAEKRVYHAALNGNNSLPSVLHPKDD; encoded by the exons ATGGAGACGGAGCTTAAACACATGTCTCCTGAGCCGTCTGAAACTCAATCGGCGTTACCTCCTGATGATGCGTCCACCAAGGATGACAGTCCTCTCCTCAAATCCGACTCCACTAGAATACAGACCGAGAATATTCAAGAGCTTGAGAAGAAATTCGCTGCTTTCGTTCGCAACGATGTTTACGGTACAATGGGATGCGGCGAGCTTCCTTTCACGGAGAAGCTTTTGTTAGGGCTCGCGTTTGTTACTCTCGTGCCGATTAGAGTCCTGCTTGCGacgtttattttgtttttctattaCATGATTTGTAGGATCTGTACGCTCTTCTCTTCGCCTAATAGAGATGAGGAGGAGGAGCAGGAGGATTTTGCCCACATGGGAGGGTGGAGAAGGGCCGTGATTGTGTATTCCGGCAGGTTTCTTTCTAGAGCCGTACTTTTCGTGTTTGGATTTTATTGGGTTAAGATTACCTTTAGTAATCTAGAGCAGCTTAGCGACAAGTCTCCCGGACAG ACTGAGAGCAAGGATACACCTGAAGAATCTGAAAGACCTGGAGCAATAATTTCTAATCATGTTTCATATATAGATATTTTGTATCATATGTCTTCTTTTTTTCCAAGTTTCGTTGCCAAG AGATCAGTGGGTAAACTTCCTCTTATTGGTCTCATCAG CAAATGCCTTGGTTGTGTCTATGTTCAACGGGAGTCCAAGTCATCCGACTTCAAGGGTGTTGCAG AAGGCACCACTACAAATGGAGACTTCCTACTTCCATTCAAGACAGGTGCGTTTGTAGCAGGAGCTCCTGTACATCCAGTGATTTTGAGATATCCTTACCAAAGATTCAGTCCTGCTTGGGATTCAATATCTGGG ATGCGCCATGTGATTCTTCTCCTTTCTCAGTTCATAAATTACATGGAAGTTACACGATTACCTATATACTACCCATCTCAGGCAGAGAAGGACAACCCAAAGCTATATGCTACTAACGTACGACGACTTATGGCTCAAGAG GGGGATATGATTATGTCAGATATTGGGCTAGCTGAGAAGCGAGTATATCATGCTGCTCTCAATGGTAATAATAGCCTGCCTAGTGTTTTGCATCCGAAAGACGATTGA
- the LOC136201364 gene encoding lysophospholipid acyltransferase LPEAT1 isoform X1, with the protein METELKHMSPEPSETQSALPPDDASTKDDSPLLKSDSTRIQTENIQELEKKFAAFVRNDVYGTMGCGELPFTEKLLLGLAFVTLVPIRVLLATFILFFYYMICRICTLFSSPNRDEEEEQEDFAHMGGWRRAVIVYSGRFLSRAVLFVFGFYWVKITFSNLEQLSDKSPGQTESKDTPEESERPGAIISNHVSYIDILYHMSSFFPSFVAKRSVGKLPLIGLISKCLGCVYVQRESKSSDFKGVAGVVTERVKEAHENRSAPMMMLFPEGTTTNGDFLLPFKTGAFVAGAPVHPVILRYPYQRFSPAWDSISGMRHVILLLSQFINYMEVTRLPIYYPSQAEKDNPKLYATNVRRLMAQEGDMIMSDIGLAEKRVYHAALNGNNSLPSVLHPKDD; encoded by the exons ATGGAGACGGAGCTTAAACACATGTCTCCTGAGCCGTCTGAAACTCAATCGGCGTTACCTCCTGATGATGCGTCCACCAAGGATGACAGTCCTCTCCTCAAATCCGACTCCACTAGAATACAGACCGAGAATATTCAAGAGCTTGAGAAGAAATTCGCTGCTTTCGTTCGCAACGATGTTTACGGTACAATGGGATGCGGCGAGCTTCCTTTCACGGAGAAGCTTTTGTTAGGGCTCGCGTTTGTTACTCTCGTGCCGATTAGAGTCCTGCTTGCGacgtttattttgtttttctattaCATGATTTGTAGGATCTGTACGCTCTTCTCTTCGCCTAATAGAGATGAGGAGGAGGAGCAGGAGGATTTTGCCCACATGGGAGGGTGGAGAAGGGCCGTGATTGTGTATTCCGGCAGGTTTCTTTCTAGAGCCGTACTTTTCGTGTTTGGATTTTATTGGGTTAAGATTACCTTTAGTAATCTAGAGCAGCTTAGCGACAAGTCTCCCGGACAG ACTGAGAGCAAGGATACACCTGAAGAATCTGAAAGACCTGGAGCAATAATTTCTAATCATGTTTCATATATAGATATTTTGTATCATATGTCTTCTTTTTTTCCAAGTTTCGTTGCCAAG AGATCAGTGGGTAAACTTCCTCTTATTGGTCTCATCAG CAAATGCCTTGGTTGTGTCTATGTTCAACGGGAGTCCAAGTCATCCGACTTCAAGGGTGTTGCAG GTGTTGTGACTGAAAGAGTTAAAGAAGCTCATGAGAATAGGTCTGCTCCAATGATGATGCTTTTTCCTG AAGGCACCACTACAAATGGAGACTTCCTACTTCCATTCAAGACAGGTGCGTTTGTAGCAGGAGCTCCTGTACATCCAGTGATTTTGAGATATCCTTACCAAAGATTCAGTCCTGCTTGGGATTCAATATCTGGG ATGCGCCATGTGATTCTTCTCCTTTCTCAGTTCATAAATTACATGGAAGTTACACGATTACCTATATACTACCCATCTCAGGCAGAGAAGGACAACCCAAAGCTATATGCTACTAACGTACGACGACTTATGGCTCAAGAG GGGGATATGATTATGTCAGATATTGGGCTAGCTGAGAAGCGAGTATATCATGCTGCTCTCAATGGTAATAATAGCCTGCCTAGTGTTTTGCATCCGAAAGACGATTGA
- the LOC136201365 gene encoding deSI-like protein At4g17486 isoform X1, with protein sequence MKFGSKKGFKSIMPPGLKGKSATRFCLFPKPSSSSYGPGCAPVYLNVYDLTPMNGYVYWAGLGIFHSGVEVHGVEYAFGAHDYPTSGVFEVEPRQCPGFKFRKSIFIGTTCLDPLQVREFMERDAANYHGDSYHLIVKNCNHFCRDICFKLTGKSIPKWVNRLANLGSVCNCILPESLKISAVRHDPDGQPFDSEKRRLRSAFSCLSSISMRQKQLSTSSMFLQSPLKGCFPWELRRSINGSLKER encoded by the exons ATGAAATTCGGGTCAAAGAAAGGATTTAAATCCATAATGCCCCCtggattgaagggaaaatcGGCCACCCGCTTCTGTTTGTTTCCCAAGCCTAGCTCAAGTAGCTACGGTCCAGGCTGTGCACCAGTTTATCTTAATGTGTATGACTTGACACCTATGAATGGCTATGTCTATTGGGCAGGCCTTGGTATCTTTCACTCTGGTGTTGAAG TCCATGGGGTAGAATATGCATTCGGAGCTCATGACTACCCAACAAGTGGTGTTTTTGAGGTGGAACCGCGGCAATGTCCAGGCTTCAAGTTTAGGAAGTCAATATTCATTGGAACTACATGTTTGGATCCCCTTCAGGTCAGGGAGTTCATGGAGCGAGATGCCGCAAACTATCATGGTGATTCATATCACCTGATTGTTAAAAATTGCAACCATTTCTGCAGAGATATTTGTTTCAAGCTAACTGGAAAATCAATTCCTAAGTGGGTTAATCGCTTAGCAAATTTAG GTTCAGTCTGCAACTGCATACTTCCTGAATCTCTTAAGATATCTGCTGTCCGGCATGATCCCGATGGACAACCGTTCGATAGCGAGAAGAGAAGATTGAGAAGTGCTTTCAGCTGCCTTTCTTCAATCTCGATGCGGCAAAAACAGCTATCAACTTCTTCAATGTTTCTACAATCACCCTTGAAAGGCTGTTTCCCATGGGAACTGAGAAGGTCTATCAATGGTTCCTTGAAGGAAAGATGA
- the LOC136201365 gene encoding deSI-like protein At4g17486 isoform X2, with protein sequence MKFGSKKGFKSIMPPGLKGKSATRFCLFPKPSSSSYGPGCAPVYLNVYDLTPMNGYVYWAGLGIFHSGVEVHGVEYAFGAHDYPTSGVFEVEPRQCPGFKFRKSIFIGTTCLDPLQVREFMERDAANYHGDSYHLIVKNCNHFCRDICFKLTGKSIPKWVNRLANLVCNCILPESLKISAVRHDPDGQPFDSEKRRLRSAFSCLSSISMRQKQLSTSSMFLQSPLKGCFPWELRRSINGSLKER encoded by the exons ATGAAATTCGGGTCAAAGAAAGGATTTAAATCCATAATGCCCCCtggattgaagggaaaatcGGCCACCCGCTTCTGTTTGTTTCCCAAGCCTAGCTCAAGTAGCTACGGTCCAGGCTGTGCACCAGTTTATCTTAATGTGTATGACTTGACACCTATGAATGGCTATGTCTATTGGGCAGGCCTTGGTATCTTTCACTCTGGTGTTGAAG TCCATGGGGTAGAATATGCATTCGGAGCTCATGACTACCCAACAAGTGGTGTTTTTGAGGTGGAACCGCGGCAATGTCCAGGCTTCAAGTTTAGGAAGTCAATATTCATTGGAACTACATGTTTGGATCCCCTTCAGGTCAGGGAGTTCATGGAGCGAGATGCCGCAAACTATCATGGTGATTCATATCACCTGATTGTTAAAAATTGCAACCATTTCTGCAGAGATATTTGTTTCAAGCTAACTGGAAAATCAATTCCTAAGTGGGTTAATCGCTTAGCAAATTTAG TCTGCAACTGCATACTTCCTGAATCTCTTAAGATATCTGCTGTCCGGCATGATCCCGATGGACAACCGTTCGATAGCGAGAAGAGAAGATTGAGAAGTGCTTTCAGCTGCCTTTCTTCAATCTCGATGCGGCAAAAACAGCTATCAACTTCTTCAATGTTTCTACAATCACCCTTGAAAGGCTGTTTCCCATGGGAACTGAGAAGGTCTATCAATGGTTCCTTGAAGGAAAGATGA